In Leptolyngbya sp. O-77, the genomic window TGGCGGCTGTGGCGGGTGCTGCTGGACTGCCGGACGGTTGCCCCGGAAGCGATTGGTCGGCTGGGGGGCAGGCGGGTTGGCAGGACGAATGGCCGGGCGGACGGACTGCCGGGGTGGCATTTGCGGTGGCGGGGCCGAAGGTGCAGCGGGTGGCACAGAGACTCCAGCGGGATCGGGAAATGGAGAGAGCGATCGCTCTGGTCTGACATGCAGGCGATGGGCCGCGTAGCTGCTGGCCCCAACCGAAGGCGAAGCGCTGTCTGGAATAGGGGCTGGAGCAGGGGCCGAAACACTAGCCGTCACAGTTTCCCTGGATGCAGCGCGATACGCACCGGGCGCAAACCGGCCCTGCGGCGCAGTCAACGCTTCCTCCACGGCTATCGGCAGGGTCTCCCAACTCAGCCGCTCGTTTTTCAGGACGCGCCGCAGTTGGCAGAGTACGTCTTGCAGCATGGGCGACTGCTTGGCCCGGAGCGGCTGATAGGAGCGCAACGGATCACGACGAATCGCGGCGATCGCCCGCTGCACCGCTTGGGCGACCTGTGCGCCGTGGGTAGCCCTGCCTCGACGAATCTGATGCTGCAATCCGTGCTCAGACGTAGCATAGAGGGCAGGCAGTTGGTTCAGCGCATAGGCGATCAGCTCTAGCCGATTGATATAA contains:
- a CDS encoding late competence development ComFB family protein yields the protein MNIYQNAMESLVEQEVDRQLKALPPKVASYINRLELIAYALNQLPALYATSEHGLQHQIRRGRATHGAQVAQAVQRAIAAIRRDPLRSYQPLRAKQSPMLQDVLCQLRRVLKNERLSWETLPIAVEEALTAPQGRFAPGAYRAASRETVTASVSAPAPAPIPDSASPSVGASSYAAHRLHVRPERSLSPFPDPAGVSVPPAAPSAPPPQMPPRQSVRPAIRPANPPAPQPTNRFRGNRPAVQQHPPQPPAPQPEQWSENIEPPSGWDSCFFR